TTATCAAGATTTAGCATGTGAGAGGAAGTGCAACAGAATGCGAGACTGTGGACGCCATGCTTGTAGACGTCGCTGCTGTGATGGTGACTGCCCTCCCTGCTCAGAGGTGCCTATTACTGTCTTGGGATTTTACATTCAGTTCTGCATCTCTGAGGATTATTAACCTTTcataattttagatttgtgGCAGAAGGCTACGATGTAAGAACCACAAATGTCCGTCCCCATGTCATAGGTATGTCATTGTTATCTTTATATGTTATGATTGTTTAGAGTACTAATATGTTCATGATGTTTGGAAGACCATTTTGAATTACTTTTTCATCTGAAAGAGATATGCTCccttaacaaattaattacttcCTAGAAATGAATTAGAGCTTTATTAATGGCTGAAGCTTAATCATGAAGCTCTTTCTAATGATTCTTCTTctgtatattattttgattgatgatctttttgaaaataatcaatttgGTACTGCAGAGGTCCTTGTGCTCCTTGTCCAGTGATGGTAACGATATCATGTGCATGTGGTGAGACACACTTTGAGGTGAAATGTTggttctttaattttcataccAAGTGATATATGATATcctatttcattttatacTATATTGTTATCTTCTTGGGtgaattatatttaacttGGAGCTGAAATAATGAAATCTAAGTTCGTgcgtaattttcttttacaacaATCTATTcgatcaataattgagatgtTTTGCATTGCTAACTAAATTAGGTTCCTTGTGGAACTGAGATGGATCAGAAGCCTCCAAAATGTCCTAAACGGTGTCCTGTCTCACCTCTATGCAATCATAGATTAAGTCAAAAGGTAATTTTGTGCTTCAAATATGACTTGATTTCTTGCTATTTGTGTTTTACTGTCGAATCTgattagaatataaataaCTCACCATCATTTCTCACATGATATTTGTATTGCCAATGCTACAATATTACTTGACTTCTATATTCTAGAACCTGATATGCACTCTGCATGGTTGAATAGTTGGTTGGGGTTCAAATCCACATCAACATACTTTgtaattttgcattttcttttttcctttctgaAAAATCACAGCTTTTATGGATGAATGAAGTATCAGTTATCTCCCATATCTTTaaggaaatgatttttttttcttgacaaTTTAAATGTCTTTATTCAGCCACACAAATGTCACTACGGAGCTTGTCCCCCTTGTCGAAGAATTTGTGAGGAAGAATATTCATGTGGGCATAAATGCCAATTAAGGTTAGCAAAATGCTTTGATGCATAAATCTTTTCTTTGGACAATGATTGAGGTAAGATgtgattttcttcttttaacctttttatCTCCCTTCCTTCATTTAGATGCCATGGTCCCAAGCCTCCTCCAAAACCAGAGTTTACATtgaaaccaaagaaaaagaaggggTTTCATCCAGAGGAACCTGCCCCTGGTTCTCTATGTCCTCCGTGCCCAGAATTAGTGTGGAGACCATGCATAGGTCAACACATTGGTGCTGATAGAATGGTCAGTTGTAGGTTCCAAggagttttaaattttaacttgaaCACTTTCTTGCAAGTTCCctttgaattgattttaataacCCCATtgcctttttgttttaaatttcttttcctcaGATGGTTTGCTCAAACAGTACACAATTTTCTTGCGATAATTTGTGTGGAAATCCTCTTCCCTGTACAAATCATTATTGTACAAAAACTTGCCATGCACTCAAGAGCCAACATCCATCACCATCCCTTCGAGACTTGAGTGAGCCATGCGAAAAGTGTAATCTTCCTTGTGAAAAGGTTGGCATCATCACTTTTGATATATTGTGTGATCTTctgtttttccctttcttcacCTTTGACGTGGAAGTctacatagtttttttttcacaacaCGAAAGCTTTACAACTTTATCGTCttatattacaataattagttttcttcaatcctcaaaatttattttcctagGAGAGGAAGCCTAAATGTGCACATCCATGTCCCTTAAAATGCCATCCTGGAGATTGTCCTCCCTGCAAAGTGCTTTTAAAACGTTCATGCCACTGCGGTTCAATGGTCCATGTTTTTGAGTGTATGTATTACATTAGTCTGTCTCTGGAAGAGCAAATAACTATACGATCGTGCAGTGGACCTTGCCACAGGTAGTCAATGATACTATTTCTTGTTGGTGATAATTTGCTTTTTCGTTTTCcttaataaagaaacaaatctTAAAAACATTGGGGTGTTTGCCATTGCAGAAAATTGCCTTATTGCACACATCTGTGTCCGGAAACTTGTCATCCTGGGGACTGCCCATCCCCAGAGAACTGTTCAAAAAAGGTATAGGCTCACATCTTTCATCTTTTGCTGAACACTAATGACAAGGatctatttatataaatattttataactatGCGTGCACAATGTTACCTTAACAACATTCATCCAAATTGTATTTGAAATCTTTCAAAGGTTACTGTTCGTTGTGGATGCCAAACCCTGAAAAAGGAGTGGCTGTGCAAGGATGTGCAAGCAGCTTATCGCAAAGCAGAACGTGACCCAAAAGACATACCGAAAACCCAATTTGGATATGGACTTCTACCTTGTGGTTCTGATTGCAAGAGTAAATTACAGGCTGTTGAGTCGGAATTAACTCAAAGGAAACCTGAAGTCAACGGGGTAATGTCTTTCATACCAGTACagaagttttgtatttgaCTTCTAAATGTATGTTCCagttttctctaaaaaaattagtttgggAAAGAATCCACGCAGTGAACCgttgaaataataaaagctCCGATGGTTTTACTTTTAGtatagatttatttatttttttagtattaagTAAATGCAATGGCCCATTACTGATTCCAATTCCAATACAATCAATTACTTGGATTAAAGGTGAAGGAGCCTGACACCAAGAAGCAAGCATCAAAACGAAAAAGAAGGCGCGACTCGGCTCAGCAAGTTAAGCAGATCTCGAGACTACAGGTACTCTCTTTAACCTAGTTCTGGACAAAATGGATAACATCTGTAGTTCGTTTCTTACTTGGTTCAACTGGAAATCCTTGTGTACAGAAATTCTTTGCTGCCTTGAAGTATATTCTTCTAATAATCGTTGTCTTGATCGCTGTCGTCATGATATCCTTGTATGGTTATAAGGGGCTATTATGGCTAAATGATTGGATGaatgaagttgaaaatcaAAGACCGAGAAGGAGATACCCTCGAATCTAATGTTTGAAGGTCCTTTCTATCCTTTAAGTCTTCCATCCCAGGAAAAAGTATACTTGCTCTGTTTAGATCACAAGAACTTTACATATTTGAGTTTGTAAAGTAGATAGTAGCACGATTTATTTATCTGTTTCTAAACATTCTTTAGCTTTTCTTTGTGGAAAAGCTTTGTAGCAGAGCTctgtaataaaattttatgagtTCTTTAATGGCTCTGTAAACTTTGATATGAGACACAATAATATAACTTTCCCCCTTTATGATCATgggttttgaaataaatttcaaacctGAAGGGTTGTTTGTGGTTTAAATTACAATTGAATCAAGCCTCACATTTAAGGATACTTtttataactaaataaaaaacaagaaagaaaatttcttaagttttatttaacttCAATCTATCTTTTAACTCTCAAGGTTACTTCAATAAAGTAACACACGAACAAACAAAagtcttcttttttctaaacaaaagtTATACATGCTTCctaataattcaaatactgaatgaaaattttagttttaagtgTATATTTACACGATTGGTTcgatttgattttcaaatccaatctaaattaatagtttttttgttctccAAATACAAATCAAGATGTTCAATTTGATACTTAAAACCAATATAAGAATAATCAAGAAGTTCAATTTATACTTAAAAACCGAACCAAACCAATATACGAATGATCGCTTTGGATTGGTTTGATCTTTGTGTTATCTAGATTTTTGTATCATTTCTAATATCACtctctatcaatgataaaatataagtctttggtatattttgtaaatattttttttcatattttttccttttgcgATATCGaaatttaaacacatttttcttatcatttcttttaacttttttttcttcttccgttGAGAAATTCTTAACTCCATTTTAatagcaatttaaaaaaaatgttaattctCAAGTTGATGAAggaattatattcaatttcttaattaGGCAACTCATTATTTGAACGTTGCAAACCCAAttaaagaaactcaaaatcaatcaaattattgTACTAACACCAACCATAGCAATCACTTCAAATTTAAGCaaacattaaatattaaatattaataataataataataacaataataattaaataattaaattagaaaaacaaaaacatcctgtaattaattaccttaaatttatttcaacacCAGTGTGGTTGGTTGAGgtcataatattaaatttgcaCTGATACGTTGATATTTTTTgcatttcaataaatttgatatcGACAAGAGATGAATCGAAAAATATcgttaaaaaatttgcaaaaaataaaaagatcattaatataaataatagacatccttagttatttaaaaattataaaaattttgttttgatttttttgatggaatttttcaagaataataaaattacaaactatttacataaaaaaaagaaaccaaaaacaaaaactcactACACTTAGAATTTACTAcaaagtgtaaatagtttgtccattacaattttcctttcttgtttttacaatttttctagaAATATCTGGAGATATATAGTTGCAAATACAAccattgaatttgaaataattaagtatataacaacatttttaaagaattgtaaatatataaaatctgTCCAAATCTaatcaacattattattcttaaaattgttaagCATagtaaatatcaaatatttaatgaatgAATATGTTTAAGCAAATATTGGTAGAAGTAAGAGGTTGATATTTGAAGAGAGGGTGAGGTGCAGTGGTGATTGGCATTGC
This DNA window, taken from Cucumis sativus cultivar 9930 chromosome 6, Cucumber_9930_V3, whole genome shotgun sequence, encodes the following:
- the LOC101216638 gene encoding NF-X1-type zinc finger protein NFXL2, whose product is MISTHDHRRTTSDSDSNSDDDNGGSESLRHLDLSDSIFKAYFEFTGRSTTTADLSKIQSFLTSSSSGALSCLICLERIRLSDPTWSCSSLCFAVFHLFCIQSWARQASDLAAARAATRSLISPDKPDEHSVWNCPKCRVEYSKSSIPKRYFCFCGKLENPPSDDPWILPHSCGEVCGRPLKHNCGHHCLLLCHPGPCPSCPKIVQASCYCGSVRDARRCGFKNFSCNNVCSKVLDCGRHKCAEICHEGSCPPCRIQGVFKCQCGKTEEKRECWDRSFRCEDECNKLLGCGKHSCNKGCHSGECGQCPFKGKRTCPCGKKAYEGMPCDVAVPLCGATCDKMLACGLHRCPERCHRGPCIGTCRIVVFKSCRCGSLRKEIPCYQDLACERKCNRMRDCGRHACRRRCCDGDCPPCSEICGRRLRCKNHKCPSPCHRGPCAPCPVMVTISCACGETHFEVPCGTEMDQKPPKCPKRCPVSPLCNHRLSQKPHKCHYGACPPCRRICEEEYSCGHKCQLRCHGPKPPPKPEFTLKPKKKKGFHPEEPAPGSLCPPCPELVWRPCIGQHIGADRMMVCSNSTQFSCDNLCGNPLPCTNHYCTKTCHALKSQHPSPSLRDLSEPCEKCNLPCEKERKPKCAHPCPLKCHPGDCPPCKVLLKRSCHCGSMVHVFECMYYISLSLEEQITIRSCSGPCHRKLPYCTHLCPETCHPGDCPSPENCSKKVTVRCGCQTLKKEWLCKDVQAAYRKAERDPKDIPKTQFGYGLLPCGSDCKSKLQAVESELTQRKPEVNGVKEPDTKKQASKRKRRRDSAQQVKQISRLQKFFAALKYILLIIVVLIAVVMISLYGYKGLLWLNDWMNEVENQRPRRRYPRI